CAGGACCTGGACTTGGTCCTTGTCTTAGAGTTGGTGCAGTAGTTGCGCGTTCTTTGGCTTCATACTACAAAATCCCAATTTATCCTGTAAATCATGCTTTAGGACATATTGAATTAGGGAAGCTTTTGACTGGAGCTCAAAACCCATTGGTACTTTTAGTATCTGGTGGCCATACAATGCTTCTTGCATTTCTTAACAAACAATGGCGAGTTTTTGGTGAAACGCTAGACATTACACTTGGACAACTTTTAGATCAATTCGGACGTTCAATTGGATTTGCATCACCATGCGGAAAAAACATTGAACAACTAGCCTCTTCTACTACAAATTATGTTACACTTCCATACTCAGTAAAAGGAAATGACGTTTCATTTTCTGGTCTTTTATCTGCAACAAAATCTATCTCATCTAAAAGTAAGGCTGATGCATGCTTTTCTTTACAAGAAACAGCTTTTGCAATGATTAGTGAAGCAGTTGAACGTGCATTATCATTTACACAAAAGAAAGAGTTGATGGTAGTAGGCGGCGTAGCTGCAAACAAAAGATTATCTGATATGTTGCAAAATGTTTGTAAAAGGCATAATGCAAAATTTTTTGTTGTGCCTTTGAAATATGCCGGTGACTGTGGAAGTCAAATCTGTTGGACAGGATTGTTGGAATCTCAAGTAAAAAAAGG
Above is a window of Nitrosopumilus sp. K4 DNA encoding:
- the kae1 gene encoding KEOPS complex N(6)-L-threonylcarbamoyladenine synthase Kae1; its protein translation is MLGLGVESTAHTFSCAVLEKKGKKGKILSDVRKIYRPPEGEGIHPREASRHHIENSSTVLSECLAEADITIKDLDIVSYAAGPGLGPCLRVGAVVARSLASYYKIPIYPVNHALGHIELGKLLTGAQNPLVLLVSGGHTMLLAFLNKQWRVFGETLDITLGQLLDQFGRSIGFASPCGKNIEQLASSTTNYVTLPYSVKGNDVSFSGLLSATKSISSKSKADACFSLQETAFAMISEAVERALSFTQKKELMVVGGVAANKRLSDMLQNVCKRHNAKFFVVPLKYAGDCGSQICWTGLLESQVKKGISLENTFVTQSWRLDSVKIDY